A single region of the Drosophila mauritiana strain mau12 unplaced genomic scaffold, ASM438214v1 Y_14, whole genome shotgun sequence genome encodes:
- the LOC117149998 gene encoding uncharacterized protein LOC117149998: MDDSDNTVKEALSLARHWLEYADWQKAFLLLYQVAKLIKSKGRLLNFIDTIYVYEPQTTVQLAHLVRLTKRVVLSLEPLDDMEVNVVARMLQLISSTFRLIINSNELNTLMDIYYETMVNELCDILNKLNTEWEYIPKSQCRAESESCLNIDNFRNRLEQMSVLRPQGLEHINNWLHAHWKLSSCLFYMGMGTARRLHPEEGPKLIERSTFSMRMESFDLDQDRSIEFQSADSMHTLIFTDKLLDELKRRLRTDEVLISIRSHKQSQYWWYPEQESHTQVLVVNAYTINNIWKKSQEVVEPFQYISKLKMNFSEGDSINEPSRQIFNRGIDFDDPEEDIENVIHDCVYTPLEVRMYRTELFGHSVLGVTFTQADIDYCVLIRMTNIPELNEMERESSTCLVRAGVLQSTTLLLRNRCDKSQPVYIYLRAANISEPWNNFFHSGAFFCLHH; the protein is encoded by the coding sequence ATGGATGATTCAGATAACACTGTAAAAGAGGCCCTATCTCTGGCACGTCATTGGCTTGAATATGCAGATTGGCAAAAggcttttttattattatatcaagTAGCGAAGCTAATAAAGTCAAAAGGACGGCTTCTTAACTTCATTGATACAATTTACGTTTATGAACCACAAACAACAGTCCAGCTCGCTCACCTCGTTCGCCTTACAAAGAGGGTTGTTTTGTCCTTGGAACCACTTGATGACATGGAAGTTAATGTAGTTGCAAGAATGCTACAATTAATTTCCTCCACCTTTAGGTTAATAATTAATAGTAATGAACTTAATACTTTAATGGATATTTATTATGAAACGATGGTGAATGAACTGTGCGAtattcttaacaaattgaatacAGAGTGGGAGTACATACCGAAATCTCAATGTCGTGCAGAATCTGAATCTTGCCTAAACATTGATAACTTCAGAAATAGGCTTGAGCAAATGTCTGTTCTAAGACCTCAAGGTTTAGAGCATATTAATAACTGGTTACATGCTCATTGGAAGTTAAGCAGCTGCCTATTTTATATGGGAATGGGCACAGCACGCCGTCTTCATCCTGAGGAAGGTCCAAAACTAATAGAGCGATCTACTTTTAGTATGCGTATGGAAAGTTTTGACTTAGACCAAGATAGAAGCATAGAATTTCAATCCGCGGATTCTATGCATACTCTTATTTTTACTGACAAACTTCTTGATGAATTAAAACGACGACTTCGAACTGACGAAGTGCTAATTTCTATACGAAGTCACAAGCAAAGTCAATACTGGTGGTATCCTGAGCAGGAGTCCCACACTCAAGTACTCGTAGTTAATGCatatacaataaataatatttggAAAAAATCTCAAGAGGTTGTCGAACCAtttcaatatatttcaaaattgaaaatgaatttttcgGAAGGTGATTCAATAAATGAGCCGTCACGACAGATCTTTAATCGTGGTATAGACTTTGATGACCCTGAGGAAGATATCGAAAATGTCATTCATGATTGTGTGTATACTCCTTTAGAAGTTCGTATGTATCGAACTGAACTATTTGGTCATTCAGTTCTCGGAGTTACTTTTACTCAAGCGGATATAGATTATTGCGTGCTAATACGGATGACTAATATAccagaattaaatgaaatggaaagaGAAAGCTCTACTTGTCTAGTGAGAGCTGGAGTCCTACAATCAACCACTTTGTTATTAAGGAATCGCTGCGATAAATCTCAGCCTGTTTATATTTATCTTCGCGCTGCTAATATATCTGAACCGTGGAATAACTTTTTCCATTCTGGAGCTTTTTTTTGCCTTCACCACTGA